A genomic segment from Mustela lutreola isolate mMusLut2 chromosome 15, mMusLut2.pri, whole genome shotgun sequence encodes:
- the MNT gene encoding max-binding protein MNT, translating to MSIETLLEAARFLEWQAQQQQRAREEQERLRLEREREQEQKKASSLARLAHALPVEEPRIEAPPLPLSPPAPPPAPPPPLATPTPLTVIPIPVVTNSPQPLPPPPPLPPAAQPLPLAPRQPALVSTPGLSIKESAPLPTRPQVPNPTSLLPDSKTTLASTGSPKPLQPLPTPILTIAPHPGVQPQLAPQQPPPPTLGTLKLAPAEEVKSSEQKKRPGGIGTREVHNKLEKNRRAHLKECFETLKRNIPNVDDKKTSNLSVLRTALRYIQSLKRKEKEYEHEMERLAREKIATQQRLTELKHELSQWMDVLEIDRVLRQTGQPEDDQASTSTASEGEDNIDEDMEEDQAGLGPPKLNHRPHPELPKPPPSAAPAPLPPHPHPHPQPVALSPVHLPGQQPPPPQKTPLPAPPPPAAAPAQTLVPAPAHLVAAAGGGSTVIAHTATTHASVIQTVNHVLQGPGGKHIAHIAPSAPSPAVQLAPATPPIGHITVHPATLNHVAHLGSQLPLYPQPVAVSQPVAVSHIAHTLSHQQVNGTAGLGPPATVMAKPAVGAQVVHHPQLVGQTVLNPVTMVTMPSFPVSTLKLA from the exons ATGAGCATAGAGACGCTACTGGAGGCGGCCCGCTTCCTGGAATGGCAAGCGCAGCAACAACAGAGAGCACGTG AGGAGCAGGAGCGGCTTCGCTTGGAgcgggagagggagcaggagcagaagAAGGCCAGCAGCCTGGCCAGGCTGGCCCATGCCCTGCCTGTGGAGGAGCCCCGCATTGAAGCACCACCCCTACCTCTGTCCCCACCAGCACCCcctccagcacccccacccccacttgccacccccaccccactgacTGTCATTCCTATTCCAGTAGTGACCAACTCtcctcagcccctgcccccacccccaccactgcctcCTGCAGCCCAGCCTTTGCCTCTGGCACCTCGCCAGCCAGCCCTGGTTAGCACCCCTGGACTCAGCATTAAGGAGTCTGCTCCCTTGCCCACTAGGCCACAGGTGCCCAATCCCACTTCCCTGCTGCCAGACTCCAAGACCACCCTTGCATCCACTGGCAGTCCCAAGCCTTTgcagcccctccccacacccatcCTGACCATAGCACCTCACCCTGGAGTTCAGCCCCAGCTGGCCCCCCAGCAGCCACCCCCACCCACTCTTGGGACCCTGAAGTTGGCACCAGCGGAAGAAGTCAAATCCAGCGAACAGAAGAAGAGGCCTGGGGG GATCGGAACCAGAGAAGTACACAACAAATTGGAGAAGAACAG GAGGGCCCATCTGAAGGAATGCTTTGAGACCCTAAAGCGCAACATCCCCAACGTGGACGACAAGAAGACGTCGAATCTGAGTGTGCTGCGGACGGCGCTGCGGTACATCCAG TCtctgaagaggaaggagaaggaatacGAGCATGAGATGGAGCGGCTGGCGAGGGAGAAGATTGCTACCCAGCAGCGGTTGACAGAGCTCAAGCATGAGCTGAGCCAGTGGATGGACGTGCTGGAGATCGACCGTGTGCTCCGGCAGACTGGCCAGCCCGAGGACGACCAGGCCTCCACCTCCACGGCCTCTG AGGGTGAGGACAACATAGACGAGGATATGGAGGAGGACCAGGCTGGCCTGGGCCCACCTAAACTGAATCATCGCCCCCACCCGGAGCTGCCGAAGCCCCCGCCCAGCGCTGCCCCTGCACCTCTGCCTCCCcatccacacccccacccccagcctgtggCCCTGTCTCCCGTCCACCTGCCTGGGCAGCAGCCACCGCCACCACAGAAGACACCACTgccggcccctcctcccccagcggCTGCCCCTGCCCAGACGCTGGTGCCGGCTCCAGCCCATCTAGTGGCAGCAGCTGGCGGGGGCTCCACGGTCATCGCCCACACAGCCACCACCCACGCCTCAGTCATCCAGACTGTGAACCACGTTCTCCAGGGGCCAGGCGGCAAGCACATCGCCCACATCGCCCCCTCggcccccagccctgctgtgcAGCTGGCCCCCGCCACACCCCCCATCGGCCACATCACCGTGCACCCTGCCACCCTCAACCACGTGGCCCACCTCGGCTCCCAGCTGCCCCTGTATCCGCAGCCCGTGGCGGTGAGCCAGCCTGTGGCGGTGAGCCACATTGCCCACACCCTCTCACACCAGCAAGTGAATGGCACAGCTGGGCTGGGGCCCCCGGCCACTGTCATGGCGAAGCCAGCTGTGGGGGCTCAGGTGGTACACCACCCCCAGCTGGTGGGCCAGACAGTGCTCAACCCTGTGACTATGGTCACCATGCCCTCCTTCCCAGTCAGCACGCTCAAACTGGCTTGA